A genomic window from Phycisphaerales bacterium includes:
- a CDS encoding signal recognition particle protein codes for MFDRLTDTFNGLFRKLSGQANISESNVKDALADVRTALLEADVHLEVVNTFIDEVLRESVGREVTKSLKPGQEMIGIVHDKLVELLGGSPEDSAKLAELLQGAAEAAQKGTPPKPIQLAVEPAIMKVSPGPTIVMMCGLQGSGKTTTCGKLAGYLKKRGRSVMLAAADLQRPAAVDQLQTIANQVQSEMGGGARVTFYSEPDKVAAYGKAVGVAVQVCQRALEAARKQGVDVLVLDTAGRLHVNDELMGELTQIKNLLQPHHIFLVVDAMTGQDAVNSAKAFNTRLHVDGIVLTKFDSDTRGGAALSVKQVTGAPIKFVGVGEKLDALEEFHAERVAGRILGMGDVVSLVEKAQEQVSQEEAEALQEKMAKGEMTMDDFLSQLKTLRRMGPMKQLLGLLPGVGQMMKDVHVEDKQLDKVEAMISSMTKKERATPSLINNPRRRRIATGSGTQQEEVGAMVKQFDMVSKLTKSMASMSAADRVKAVKGMGKDGLSQLPGMQGLPSIRNRGSTATPSIKDKFKKRKK; via the coding sequence ATGTTCGACCGCCTCACCGACACCTTCAACGGCCTGTTCCGCAAGCTCTCGGGCCAGGCCAACATCTCCGAGTCCAACGTCAAGGACGCGCTCGCCGACGTCCGCACCGCGCTGCTCGAGGCCGACGTCCACCTCGAGGTGGTCAACACCTTCATCGACGAGGTGCTGCGCGAGTCCGTCGGGCGCGAGGTGACCAAGAGCCTCAAGCCCGGCCAGGAGATGATCGGCATCGTCCACGACAAGCTCGTGGAGCTGCTGGGCGGCTCGCCCGAGGACTCCGCCAAGCTTGCCGAGCTGCTCCAGGGCGCGGCCGAGGCGGCGCAGAAGGGCACGCCGCCCAAGCCCATCCAGCTCGCCGTCGAGCCCGCGATCATGAAGGTCAGCCCCGGGCCGACCATCGTCATGATGTGCGGCCTGCAGGGCTCGGGAAAGACCACCACCTGCGGCAAGCTCGCGGGGTACCTCAAGAAGCGCGGGCGCAGCGTCATGCTCGCCGCGGCCGACCTCCAGCGCCCCGCGGCCGTCGACCAGCTGCAGACCATCGCCAACCAGGTCCAGAGCGAGATGGGCGGCGGCGCCCGCGTCACGTTCTACAGCGAGCCCGACAAGGTCGCGGCCTACGGCAAGGCCGTGGGCGTGGCGGTGCAGGTGTGCCAGCGGGCGCTCGAGGCGGCCCGCAAGCAGGGCGTGGACGTGCTCGTGCTCGACACCGCCGGGCGCCTCCACGTCAATGACGAGCTGATGGGCGAGCTGACGCAGATCAAGAACCTGCTCCAGCCGCACCACATCTTCCTCGTCGTCGACGCGATGACCGGCCAGGACGCGGTCAACTCGGCCAAGGCCTTCAACACGCGACTGCACGTAGACGGCATCGTGCTGACCAAGTTCGACAGCGACACCCGCGGCGGCGCGGCCCTCTCCGTCAAGCAGGTCACCGGCGCGCCCATCAAGTTCGTGGGCGTGGGCGAGAAGCTCGACGCGCTCGAGGAGTTCCACGCCGAGCGCGTGGCGGGCCGCATCCTGGGCATGGGCGACGTCGTCTCGCTGGTGGAGAAGGCGCAGGAGCAGGTCAGCCAGGAAGAGGCCGAGGCCCTCCAGGAGAAGATGGCCAAGGGCGAGATGACCATGGACGACTTTCTGTCGCAGCTCAAGACGCTGCGGCGGATGGGGCCCATGAAGCAGCTGCTGGGCCTGCTGCCGGGCGTGGGCCAGATGATGAAGGACGTCCACGTCGAGGACAAGCAGCTCGACAAGGTCGAGGCGATGATCTCGTCGATGACGAAGAAGGAGCGGGCGACCCCCAGCCTGATCAACAACCCGCGCCGTCGCCGCATCGCCACCGGCAGCGGCACGCAGCAGGAAGAGGTCGGGGCGATGGTCAAGCAGTTCGACATGGTCAGCAAGCTCACCAAGAGCATGGCCAGCATGTCGGCCGCCGACCGCGTGAAGGCGGTGAAGGGGATGGGCAAGGACGGCCTCTCGCAGCTGCCGGGCATGCAGGGCCTCCCCAGCATCCGCAACCGCGGCAGCACCGCGACCCCGAGCATCAAGGACAAGTTCAAGAAGCGGAAAAAGTAG